One Streptomyces sp. P9-A2 DNA window includes the following coding sequences:
- a CDS encoding immunity 53 family protein — protein MSDPEPLLDWLQNWYAQQCDGDWEHEWGVKIATLDNPGWTVSIDLAETDLEEREYPHQEINRTTQDWVWAWTAEKTFHAACGPGNLTEALTLFRTWAATIAP, from the coding sequence ATGAGCGATCCGGAGCCCCTCCTTGACTGGCTGCAGAACTGGTACGCGCAGCAGTGCGACGGGGACTGGGAACACGAGTGGGGCGTGAAGATCGCCACGCTCGACAACCCCGGCTGGACTGTCAGTATCGATCTGGCAGAGACCGACCTGGAAGAACGCGAGTACCCCCACCAGGAGATCAACCGCACCACGCAGGACTGGGTCTGGGCCTGGACCGCCGAGAAGACCTTCCACGCCGCGTGCGGCCCCGGAAACCTCACCGAGGCCCTCACGCTGTTCCGTACCTGGGCGGCCACGATCGCTCCCTGA
- a CDS encoding IS3 family transposase (programmed frameshift) — MARPSRYPLELRRRAVRMVAEVRDDHPNETAALQAVTDKLGIGSRETLRNWVKQHEIDAGQRPGTTTEESAQLKALKKENAELKRANEILKAAAKFLRGRARPATHALVAFIDEHRDRFGGVEPICRTLTEHDCKIAPSTYYAHKKRLETPSARRLRDEELKERIQDVHTSNYRVYGARKVWRELNRQGHAVARCTVERLMRELGIQGAVRGRRVITTIPGGQVQRAPDLVDRDFVAVAPNRCWVADFTHVATWAGVVYVAFVVDTFSRRIVGWSAATVKETVFVLDALEMALWQRDRDKQPVQPGELIHHSDAGSQYTSFKLAEHLDAAGIAASIGSVGDAYDNALMESTIGLFKTELIKPRRPWKTLSQVELATAEWVDWYNHRRLHGEIGHIPPVEYEANYYTELTKPQVITTI; from the exons ATGGCACGACCCTCCCGTTACCCGCTTGAGCTGCGCCGCCGTGCGGTGCGCATGGTCGCCGAGGTGCGCGACGACCACCCGAACGAGACGGCCGCCCTGCAGGCGGTCACGGACAAGCTCGGCATCGGTTCCCGCGAGACGCTGCGGAACTGGGTCAAGCAGCACGAGATCGACGCGGGGCAGCGTCCGGGGACGACGACGGAGGAGTCCGCCCAGCTCAAGGCGTTGAAGAAGGAGAACGCCGAACTGAAGCGGGCCAACGAGATCCTCAAGGCCGCGGCGA AGTTTCTTCGCGGCCGAGCTCGACCGGCCACACACGCGCTCGTAGCGTTCATCGACGAGCACCGGGACCGCTTCGGCGGGGTCGAGCCGATCTGCAGGACGCTCACCGAGCACGACTGCAAGATCGCCCCTTCCACGTACTACGCCCACAAGAAACGCCTCGAAACGCCCTCCGCCCGCCGCTTGCGCGACGAAGAACTCAAGGAGCGGATCCAGGACGTCCACACGTCCAACTACCGTGTCTACGGGGCCCGGAAGGTCTGGCGCGAGCTGAACCGGCAGGGACATGCGGTGGCTCGCTGCACCGTCGAGCGCCTGATGCGCGAGCTCGGGATCCAGGGGGCAGTGCGCGGCAGACGCGTCATCACCACGATCCCCGGCGGACAGGTCCAGCGGGCCCCCGATCTGGTCGACCGCGACTTCGTCGCCGTCGCTCCGAACCGGTGCTGGGTGGCGGACTTCACGCACGTGGCCACCTGGGCCGGAGTGGTCTACGTCGCCTTCGTCGTGGACACCTTCTCCCGCCGGATCGTCGGCTGGTCCGCGGCCACCGTGAAGGAGACCGTCTTCGTGCTGGACGCCCTGGAGATGGCCCTCTGGCAACGCGACCGCGATAAACAGCCGGTTCAGCCGGGCGAGTTGATCCATCACTCGGACGCCGGGTCGCAATACACGTCGTTCAAGCTCGCCGAGCACCTGGACGCCGCCGGCATCGCGGCGAGCATCGGATCGGTCGGTGACGCGTACGACAACGCCCTGATGGAGTCCACGATCGGCCTGTTCAAAACCGAGTTGATCAAGCCCCGGCGGCCCTGGAAGACGCTCTCCCAGGTCGAGCTGGCCACCGCCGAGTGGGTCGACTGGTACAACCACCGAAGACTCCACGGCGAGATAGGCCACATTCCGCCCGTCGAATACGAAGCCAACTACTACACCGAACTCACGAAACCCCAGGTCATCACCACAATCTGA
- a CDS encoding integrase: MILALPQQRRPSLFRDDEPVLQGHSLLPEAREPGAYVPRFGDTELWDFNGVLKRPANVGSSEWKVSFSLELDDPYWNLLARELMMITFNQRHPAVLRSGVVLDGSANPRTLSHIASRLRTAARWGRTMGLPGSPDRWTVEDLRQRITDLAADGSSPRTVRGHVSTLKNLAAAEPALSLAWPAEDPWPGQHARSVAADTSSRAITTPTVPPKTWFPLIRAAWTYLHDFAPDVLRADRRLRELKAAARTSVRGIDERFEEWLADPQNKIPVHAASLKEQVPQVQWKLLTLLLGYTTNSQTAITGLGRPGARRRRTLILDAVAEGRITTHALTGELVQVVRPDGSTGPWHPGLDQQALFEAKTALRDAAFTLVVGLSMMRDSEIHEILREPVVEHYSTPAISSTKIKGTTNRPGKHWWIAEPLVEALEVAEAVSLHSERVFSPVHATKQDGTLDGVDMLASFVTFVNAARNWTGLDEIPTTYIRPHMFRKTMAMLTDQFPGSEIATGIQLKHLAKRALANATTRGYAASDAEWAKYLEDALDNVKFRKIKDLYERHTAGEEIGFGPGAERVKDAFDQIDATVKARNGDARTADTLLRTTRIHIRFGILNNCTADHKNPVGAVCLENAIVPDGHVGPLDERCRPDRCANSMIGPEHLPIYGSHQRIQLQLINNPSTPACRRDLAERELDITRNVLKRAGGLQ; this comes from the coding sequence ATGATCCTCGCCCTTCCCCAGCAGCGGCGCCCATCACTGTTTCGGGACGACGAACCCGTCCTCCAAGGTCACTCACTGCTGCCCGAGGCCCGCGAGCCCGGAGCCTACGTTCCCCGGTTCGGTGACACCGAACTGTGGGACTTCAACGGGGTCCTCAAACGACCGGCGAACGTCGGCTCCAGCGAGTGGAAGGTCTCCTTCAGCCTGGAACTGGACGACCCGTACTGGAATCTACTGGCCCGCGAGCTGATGATGATCACCTTCAACCAGCGTCACCCCGCGGTCCTCAGGAGCGGCGTCGTCCTCGACGGTTCCGCCAACCCCCGCACTCTGAGCCACATCGCCTCACGCCTGCGGACAGCCGCCCGCTGGGGCCGCACGATGGGTCTTCCAGGCAGCCCGGACCGATGGACGGTGGAGGATCTACGGCAACGCATCACCGACCTGGCCGCCGACGGCTCCTCCCCAAGAACAGTCCGGGGCCACGTGAGCACCTTGAAGAACCTGGCGGCAGCCGAGCCCGCGCTGAGCCTGGCCTGGCCAGCGGAGGATCCGTGGCCTGGCCAGCATGCCCGCAGCGTCGCCGCGGATACCTCCAGCAGGGCCATCACCACCCCTACCGTTCCCCCGAAGACCTGGTTCCCGCTGATTCGCGCCGCATGGACCTACCTCCACGACTTCGCTCCCGACGTCCTGCGCGCCGACCGCCGGCTCCGCGAACTCAAGGCAGCCGCCCGGACGTCGGTCCGCGGCATCGACGAGCGATTTGAGGAGTGGCTGGCCGACCCTCAGAACAAGATCCCCGTCCATGCCGCGTCGTTGAAGGAGCAGGTCCCACAGGTCCAGTGGAAGCTGCTGACGCTTCTGCTCGGCTACACGACAAACTCTCAGACAGCGATCACTGGCCTCGGCCGCCCAGGGGCGCGGCGTCGGCGCACCCTGATCCTGGATGCGGTCGCCGAGGGGCGGATCACGACCCATGCCCTGACCGGAGAACTCGTACAGGTCGTCCGGCCGGACGGCAGCACAGGGCCCTGGCACCCGGGCCTCGACCAGCAGGCACTGTTCGAGGCGAAGACGGCACTTCGTGACGCGGCATTCACACTGGTCGTGGGCCTTTCGATGATGCGTGACTCGGAGATCCACGAGATCCTGCGGGAGCCCGTCGTCGAGCACTACAGCACTCCCGCCATCTCCTCCACGAAGATCAAGGGCACCACCAACCGCCCCGGCAAACACTGGTGGATCGCTGAACCCCTCGTGGAAGCCCTCGAAGTTGCCGAGGCCGTCTCCCTGCACTCCGAACGTGTCTTCTCGCCCGTCCACGCCACCAAGCAGGACGGCACCCTCGATGGTGTCGACATGCTGGCGTCGTTCGTGACCTTCGTGAACGCCGCCCGGAACTGGACCGGGCTCGACGAGATCCCCACCACATACATCCGCCCGCACATGTTCCGCAAGACGATGGCGATGCTCACCGACCAGTTCCCCGGGTCCGAAATCGCCACCGGCATCCAGCTCAAGCACCTCGCCAAGCGGGCCTTGGCCAACGCAACCACCCGCGGCTACGCCGCCTCCGATGCTGAGTGGGCCAAATACCTCGAAGACGCACTCGACAACGTCAAGTTCCGCAAGATCAAGGACCTCTACGAGCGTCACACCGCAGGCGAGGAGATCGGATTCGGGCCCGGCGCCGAACGCGTCAAGGACGCCTTCGACCAGATCGACGCCACTGTCAAGGCCCGCAACGGAGATGCCCGCACCGCCGATACCCTTCTGCGAACCACACGAATCCACATCCGGTTCGGCATACTCAACAACTGCACTGCCGACCACAAGAACCCCGTCGGCGCCGTCTGCCTTGAGAACGCGATCGTCCCCGACGGCCACGTCGGGCCTCTTGATGAGCGCTGTCGACCGGACCGGTGCGCGAACAGCATGATCGGTCCAGAGCACCTGCCGATCTACGGCTCCCACCAGCGCATACAGCTCCAGCTCATCAACAACCCCTCCACGCCGGCTTGCCGCCGCGATCTCGCCGAACGCGAGCTCGACATCACCCGCAACGTGCTCAAGAGGGCGGGAGGACTCCAGTGA
- a CDS encoding IS5 family transposase → MTDAEWAEVRAAMPVPAWLLKRGGRPEAYCHRTMLDAVRYLVDNGVKWTALPVDFPCWRAVYDFFRRWRAYDYARELYERLRRSARERAGRNAEPSAGVIDSQSVDASETVGEDSRGYDGGKSRDGRKRHILTDTEGLLLEVTVTTADVHDSKAAPALLETFMQQPGRLLKLVWVDSAYQGPALAKAFARHGVRTEVVRRSDGQRGFVVLARRWVVERTLSWLSRSRRLNRDHERRPDHHAQMVWWAAVIRLSRRLAADAPRWPEKRPGRLLRAQA, encoded by the coding sequence ATGACGGATGCGGAGTGGGCCGAGGTCCGCGCCGCGATGCCGGTGCCGGCCTGGCTCCTGAAGCGGGGCGGGCGCCCCGAGGCGTACTGCCACCGGACAATGCTCGACGCGGTGCGCTACCTGGTCGACAACGGAGTGAAGTGGACGGCTCTGCCGGTCGATTTCCCTTGCTGGCGGGCGGTCTACGACTTCTTCCGCCGCTGGCGGGCCTACGACTATGCGCGTGAACTCTACGAACGCCTGCGACGTTCGGCGAGGGAGCGCGCCGGCCGCAACGCCGAGCCCAGCGCGGGAGTCATCGACAGTCAGTCGGTGGACGCCTCCGAGACCGTCGGCGAGGACAGTCGCGGATACGACGGCGGCAAGTCACGTGACGGCCGCAAGCGTCACATCCTGACCGACACCGAGGGCCTGCTCCTGGAAGTGACCGTGACCACGGCCGATGTGCACGACTCCAAGGCCGCCCCCGCACTGCTGGAGACGTTCATGCAGCAGCCGGGCCGGCTGCTGAAACTGGTGTGGGTCGACAGTGCCTACCAGGGTCCGGCGCTGGCGAAGGCGTTCGCCCGTCACGGAGTCCGGACCGAGGTCGTGCGCCGCTCCGACGGACAACGCGGATTTGTCGTACTGGCCCGCAGGTGGGTCGTGGAGCGGACGCTGAGCTGGCTCTCCCGCTCACGCCGCCTCAACCGCGACCACGAACGCCGCCCCGACCACCACGCCCAGATGGTGTGGTGGGCCGCCGTGATCAGACTGTCCCGGCGCCTGGCCGCAGACGCTCCGCGCTGGCCGGAGAAGCGTCCCGGCCGACTGCTCCGGGCTCAGGCATGA
- a CDS encoding NAD(P)H-dependent glycerol-3-phosphate dehydrogenase gives MTQHDSARAAVFSAGSWGTAVAKILADAGTSVIVHARRGEIADAINTQHRNPGYFPDHELPASLTATTNPAAALDGADFLVLSIPAQTLRANLAEWAPQIRSDTVIVSLMKGVEQSSHLRASQIITEVTGVSEDRVAVLSGPNLAREIMDGQPAAATVACTDEGAARRFQQACHTSYFRPYTSTDVIGCELGGAVKNVIALAVGTASGMGLGDNAAAMLITRGLAETTRLAVAMGAHPATLAGLAGLGDLVATCTSPLSRNRTFGINLGRGLSVEEATIATRQTTEGVKSAEAILALAHVHDVEMPITDVITALLNGKVTLAQATGALMQRPPKPER, from the coding sequence GTGACCCAGCACGATTCCGCCCGCGCGGCAGTGTTCTCGGCCGGGTCCTGGGGCACCGCCGTCGCCAAGATCTTGGCCGACGCTGGCACTAGCGTCATCGTGCACGCCCGCCGCGGCGAGATCGCCGACGCGATCAACACGCAGCACCGCAACCCCGGCTACTTCCCGGACCACGAGCTGCCCGCCTCTCTGACCGCGACGACCAACCCGGCCGCCGCGCTGGACGGCGCGGACTTCCTGGTGCTGTCCATCCCCGCGCAGACCCTGCGGGCCAACCTCGCAGAGTGGGCGCCGCAGATCCGCTCCGACACCGTGATCGTGTCCCTGATGAAGGGCGTCGAGCAGAGCAGCCACCTGCGAGCGAGCCAGATCATCACCGAGGTGACTGGTGTGAGCGAGGACCGGGTCGCCGTGCTGTCCGGCCCTAACCTGGCGCGCGAGATCATGGACGGCCAGCCTGCAGCGGCCACCGTCGCCTGCACTGACGAGGGCGCCGCCCGCCGCTTCCAGCAGGCGTGCCACACCTCCTATTTCCGGCCCTATACCAGCACCGATGTGATCGGCTGCGAGTTGGGCGGTGCGGTGAAGAACGTTATCGCCCTCGCGGTCGGCACCGCCTCGGGCATGGGCCTGGGAGACAACGCCGCCGCGATGCTCATCACCCGCGGCCTGGCGGAGACCACCCGGCTGGCGGTGGCCATGGGCGCCCACCCCGCCACCCTCGCCGGTCTGGCCGGCCTCGGCGACCTGGTCGCCACCTGCACCTCGCCGCTGTCGCGAAATCGAACTTTCGGCATCAACCTCGGCCGGGGGCTGAGCGTTGAGGAGGCGACGATCGCCACCCGGCAGACCACCGAGGGCGTCAAGTCCGCCGAAGCGATCCTTGCTCTGGCCCACGTCCATGATGTCGAGATGCCGATCACCGACGTGATCACCGCTCTTCTGAACGGCAAGGTCACGCTCGCCCAGGCCACGGGCGCGCTGATGCAGCGCCCACCCAAGCCCGAGCGCTGA
- a CDS encoding MAB_1171c family putative transporter: MIIFTFVVAILLWITVAWRAVKVWRKGQDRSLWWAFFGLAVMMTLRMPPGRALDQWTGVTDLSYLLKHLIGGVLGSAALLAFLHKVSGASEGPRTKRRRIMFACATALAMAILFFAKLQPYETPSIFADPVARYVFLAYTLLFLGYLTASLLGGMRVCWRWGRNSSGPALSWGLRTIGVGLAAGVAYAVVRATTITTRIHGDGLFPGAVDDYISTALLMAALVLIVAGTSLPMLSLLHSWRTKRHALLRLRPLWRDLTQVTPSVRLHAPRGAATEHLNPLNVHDRLYRRGVEIRDAALALNNYASPALRERAQQHTEARGLFGTQATIAAEACWLAAARHAKLRGAAPGSSVEHRPAGGGRDLNSEISALTQLSDAYHSDLVRDFTDSEDRLMEPTA, translated from the coding sequence ATGATCATTTTCACGTTCGTGGTCGCTATACTCCTGTGGATCACCGTTGCATGGCGTGCCGTCAAGGTCTGGCGGAAAGGGCAGGACCGGTCTCTTTGGTGGGCGTTCTTCGGGCTGGCCGTCATGATGACGTTGCGCATGCCGCCCGGAAGAGCGCTCGATCAATGGACAGGCGTTACCGACCTCTCCTACTTGCTGAAGCACCTCATCGGAGGGGTGCTTGGATCAGCTGCTCTGCTGGCCTTCCTGCATAAGGTTTCCGGGGCTTCGGAGGGGCCGCGAACCAAGCGGCGGCGCATCATGTTCGCCTGCGCGACGGCGCTCGCCATGGCGATTTTGTTCTTCGCGAAACTCCAGCCGTACGAGACGCCGTCGATATTCGCGGATCCCGTGGCCCGTTACGTGTTCCTCGCCTACACACTTCTCTTCCTCGGCTACCTCACCGCCTCGCTGCTGGGAGGCATGAGGGTCTGCTGGCGCTGGGGACGTAACTCAAGTGGCCCAGCACTCAGTTGGGGGCTTCGAACCATCGGCGTGGGCCTGGCCGCCGGCGTCGCGTATGCCGTTGTCAGAGCGACAACGATCACCACACGCATCCACGGTGACGGTCTCTTCCCCGGTGCCGTGGACGACTACATCAGCACCGCCCTGCTCATGGCGGCCCTCGTCCTCATCGTCGCAGGCACCAGCCTGCCCATGCTCAGCCTGCTCCACAGCTGGCGGACCAAGCGGCACGCGCTACTGCGCCTGCGCCCCCTGTGGCGAGACCTCACACAGGTCACACCCTCCGTACGCCTTCACGCTCCACGTGGCGCAGCGACCGAACACCTCAACCCACTCAACGTGCACGACCGTTTGTACCGTCGAGGCGTCGAGATCCGTGACGCCGCCCTGGCCCTCAACAACTACGCGTCGCCTGCCCTCCGGGAACGGGCCCAGCAGCACACCGAAGCCCGTGGCCTCTTCGGCACCCAGGCCACAATCGCCGCCGAAGCCTGCTGGCTCGCCGCCGCACGCCACGCCAAGCTCCGGGGCGCAGCGCCCGGCTCCAGCGTCGAGCACCGCCCCGCGGGCGGCGGGCGGGACCTGAACAGTGAAATCTCCGCGCTCACCCAACTGTCCGACGCCTACCACTCCGACCTCGTCCGAGACTTCACGGACTCCGAAGACCGCCTGATGGAGCCAACGGCATGA
- a CDS encoding helix-turn-helix domain-containing protein: MGDGVSEEGRALAEKVDRLFRVIHPEGRGPYSLREVARGVADMGGPSMSASFLHQLRTGQRDNPGIKYLKAIAGFFGVSPAYFFDDDEGARARAEVTLLESMRDNQVRSVALRASGLSPETLRTVQAFIERARELEGLDEEDQPERRV; the protein is encoded by the coding sequence GTGGGCGACGGGGTCAGCGAGGAGGGGCGCGCTCTGGCGGAGAAGGTCGACCGGCTGTTCCGGGTGATTCACCCCGAGGGGCGGGGGCCTTACTCGCTGCGCGAAGTCGCCCGAGGTGTGGCGGACATGGGCGGCCCCAGCATGTCGGCGAGCTTCCTTCACCAGTTGCGCACGGGGCAACGGGACAACCCTGGCATCAAGTATCTGAAGGCGATTGCAGGCTTTTTTGGCGTGTCGCCAGCGTACTTCTTTGACGACGACGAGGGGGCGCGCGCTCGGGCGGAGGTGACCCTGCTCGAGTCGATGCGCGACAACCAGGTCCGTTCCGTGGCCCTGCGTGCTTCCGGCCTTTCTCCCGAGACCCTCCGCACCGTGCAGGCGTTCATTGAGCGAGCTCGGGAGCTTGAGGGTCTCGACGAGGAGGATCAGCCGGAACGGCGTGTATGA
- a CDS encoding helix-turn-helix domain-containing protein produces MSVDAREWVWEHSSSRGTARLVLLSIADRVPDEQCVAWASLSSLVERTNASRTAVRDALTSLVQSGELKVLDHLQGPQRTTAYRLPRAAAWLAKVAAATREDPDAYVEPPTESDPVPELDEIRLRRHGIWPKEGKESAPSRRSSTGAESGPSRRNPTPRRTGFRTPQGTESNPQNRREPKVNRKGSSSGAALTPAGEWQVDPATEAWAHEQGHFARLGEDGLRAADAKWRAHRADWKPRSAGAWAADWRSWIAREHVLGRPNLYALPGSGLAPAGGMTRAEAHTAALLAALDEPTEAE; encoded by the coding sequence GTGAGCGTCGACGCCCGCGAATGGGTGTGGGAGCACAGCTCCAGCCGTGGGACCGCGCGCTTGGTCCTGCTGTCGATCGCCGACCGCGTACCGGACGAGCAGTGCGTCGCCTGGGCCTCACTCTCCAGCCTGGTCGAGCGCACGAACGCGAGCCGGACCGCGGTACGCGACGCGCTCACGTCACTCGTCCAGAGCGGCGAGCTGAAGGTGCTGGACCATCTGCAGGGCCCACAGCGCACCACGGCCTACCGCCTGCCACGCGCCGCCGCGTGGCTGGCCAAGGTCGCGGCAGCCACACGGGAGGACCCGGACGCGTACGTCGAGCCGCCGACCGAGTCGGACCCGGTGCCCGAGCTGGACGAGATACGGCTTCGGCGGCACGGGATCTGGCCCAAGGAGGGGAAGGAATCCGCCCCCTCCCGCCGGAGTTCGACCGGTGCGGAATCCGGCCCCTCGCGACGGAATCCGACCCCCCGACGTACCGGATTCCGCACCCCGCAAGGTACGGAATCCAACCCCCAGAACCGTAGAGAACCGAAGGTGAACCGTAAAGGCAGCAGTAGTGGTGCTGCCCTCACCCCGGCCGGCGAGTGGCAGGTCGACCCAGCCACCGAAGCCTGGGCCCACGAGCAGGGGCACTTCGCCCGCCTCGGCGAGGACGGCCTGCGTGCCGCCGACGCGAAGTGGCGTGCCCACCGGGCCGACTGGAAGCCCCGCTCGGCGGGCGCCTGGGCTGCCGACTGGCGCTCCTGGATCGCCCGGGAACACGTCCTCGGCCGCCCGAACCTCTACGCCCTGCCCGGCAGCGGCCTCGCCCCCGCAGGCGGCATGACCCGCGCGGAAGCCCACACCGCCGCCCTCCTCGCCGCCCTCGACGAGCCGACCGAAGCGGAGTAG
- a CDS encoding zinc finger domain-containing protein, producing MDRREIAALLAYIGRLDPRTIRTDQGEARDQLAQWHELLGDVPLATPHGWDARIAARQHIRVSPYQILPADIARPWESYRRDRLQRHTDPTPSVDPDDQAAWTAELVGTRRAVATGHAQPVHHRQLAGRRIDPRLEARLKEVGSCIPPQARAALAPFRPARAAREAAIAQGEPDALSVRCEWCEAAVGEPCRRRRVAPDGFARGNATRTDPHHCRRNLAAAKQARDTTQSAMA from the coding sequence ATGGACCGCCGTGAAATTGCCGCCCTGCTGGCCTACATCGGCCGACTCGACCCCCGCACCATCCGCACCGACCAGGGCGAGGCCCGCGACCAGCTCGCCCAGTGGCACGAGCTGCTCGGCGACGTCCCCCTGGCCACACCGCACGGTTGGGACGCCCGCATCGCAGCCCGCCAACACATCCGGGTCTCGCCGTACCAGATCCTGCCCGCGGACATCGCCCGCCCGTGGGAGAGCTACCGACGCGACCGGCTCCAGCGGCACACCGACCCCACCCCGTCTGTGGACCCGGACGACCAGGCGGCCTGGACCGCCGAGCTGGTCGGCACCCGTCGCGCCGTCGCCACCGGCCACGCACAACCCGTGCATCACCGACAGCTCGCCGGGCGCCGCATCGACCCGAGGCTGGAAGCACGGCTGAAGGAAGTCGGCTCCTGCATCCCCCCGCAGGCCCGAGCCGCGCTGGCGCCCTTCCGGCCCGCCCGTGCGGCACGAGAGGCGGCCATCGCCCAGGGCGAGCCTGACGCACTCTCGGTCCGCTGCGAATGGTGCGAGGCCGCGGTCGGCGAGCCATGCCGCCGCCGGCGGGTCGCCCCCGACGGCTTCGCACGCGGCAACGCCACGCGGACCGACCCTCACCACTGCCGCCGGAACCTCGCCGCCGCAAAACAGGCGCGGGATACCACCCAGTCGGCGATGGCCTGA
- a CDS encoding WhiB family transcriptional regulator, with translation MRHITTHTSPTSGLRGIGDTSWHTHSVCHGMNPEDADATFFPLPRDYEAIAEAKELCGLCPVRRDCLNYALENTLKEGIWGGLTEAERRPWHDGLPQRLDYGRVIAFFNGRDVHLTGAERQVVIDHAYVRGWRPDRLAAALQISHKHARDLLRQAANKVFDRDRTLGVPRRKNKKKGTQTAPPTSRSASAKPSTKPPTCLPMKPTSAHASPRKAA, from the coding sequence TTGCGCCACATCACCACCCACACCTCGCCGACCAGCGGCCTGCGCGGCATCGGCGACACCAGCTGGCACACCCACAGCGTGTGCCACGGCATGAACCCCGAGGACGCCGACGCCACCTTCTTCCCGCTCCCCCGGGACTACGAAGCCATCGCCGAGGCGAAGGAACTGTGCGGCCTGTGTCCGGTCCGCCGCGACTGCCTCAACTACGCCCTGGAGAACACCCTCAAGGAAGGGATCTGGGGCGGGCTGACCGAGGCGGAGCGGCGCCCCTGGCACGACGGGCTGCCTCAACGCCTCGACTACGGACGCGTGATCGCCTTCTTCAACGGACGCGACGTACACCTGACCGGGGCCGAGCGCCAGGTCGTCATCGACCACGCCTACGTCCGGGGCTGGCGCCCCGACCGGCTCGCAGCTGCCCTGCAGATCAGCCACAAGCACGCCCGTGACCTGCTGCGGCAGGCCGCCAACAAGGTCTTCGACCGCGACCGGACCCTCGGCGTACCGAGGCGCAAGAACAAGAAGAAGGGGACGCAGACCGCCCCGCCGACCAGTCGATCCGCGTCCGCCAAGCCCAGCACGAAGCCGCCGACATGCCTACCGATGAAGCCCACCTCGGCGCACGCCTCTCCCAGAAAGGCCGCATGA